In the genome of Brockia lithotrophica, the window ACCGAGTTCCGCGGCGCGCTCCATCACCGCCTCCGTGACGAGGGGCGTCGCGCTGGGCGAAAGGGCGACTTCGAGTCCCGTGTCGCGGGCGTACGACACGAGCTCGAACAAGTCCTCGCGCATGAGCGCGTCTCCTCCGGAAAAGACCAAGAGACGCGTCCCCATGTCGTATATGTCGCGAATGAGCTTCTTTCCTTCCTCCGTAGAAAGCTCCCGGGGGTCACGCCGGTACTGCGCCCGCGCTCGGCAGTGCCGGCACTTGAGAAGGCAGGCACGCGTGACCTCCCAGATGACGAGAACCGGGTGATCGTCGAAGTGGCGCATGGGTACCGCATCCTTTCCCCGTATTCCCGACTCCGGCCCTCTCGGCACCATGCGAGAGGAAGATGCCCCCGATACCCGCGCCGGGGGAATACGCTCCGCACCCTCAGCACCGCATAGGGAGGAGCCTGCCCGCTTCGGCGGATGCAAACCGCTCGCGACAGAGGCGCGATCGGGGGTACGAGAAACCCGAAAACGGCCCGCCCGACCGCGGGCACGATCCATTGTAGCATGGGAAAAAAGAAAATCGCGGAAAGGGATCCTTTAGGTTCTGAATCTTTCAAGGCAAAGTTGTGACAGGAATTTGAACAAACCACGGGAAGCAGGGGCCCGGAAAGGGCCGGGGCGGATCCGGAAGGTTCGAACGGCGTGCGCGCGTGCGAAAAGGGGCGGTCTCGAGAATCTCCGCGAGCGGAAGTTCGCTAGAATACTAGAATAAGGGAATGGACGGGGATCCGCAGCCGAGGTTCCAAAAGGCGCAGACAACCACACGAATCCGGGAGGGGTGATCATGGCCGGCATCACGGACAGGCGCGTCGCGCTTCTCGTTTTTGCGGGCCTTCTCCTCTTTGCCGTCCTTCCCCCCGCCCTTGCCGGGGCGCAAGACGAGGGCATTCGCCTCTTTACCCCGTACATCCACGTGGCCGTATCCCCGGGGGACACCGTGACCTTCGACATCACGGCAACGAACACGACGGGGGCCGTACGCTCCCTCCCCCTCGCGGTTCGCGCGCCGGAAGGGTGGCGGGCAGAGCTCACGGCAGGAGGACGAAAAATCGCCGGACTGGCCGTCGCCCCCGAGGAAAAGGAGACGTTTTCGCTTACCGTCGAGGTGCCGCTCAAGGTCGAGCGCGGAAGCTACGGCGTCCAAATCGTCTCTGGCTCGTCGACCCTCCTCTCCCTCACCCTCGACGTGACGGAAGCCGGGACGTTGCAGACGGAGCTCACCTCGGATCAGACGAACATGGAGGGTACGGCGAGTTCCACCTTTTCCTACGAGCTTCGCCTCCGAAACCGCACTCCGGAAACCCAGACCTACGCCCTCCTCGCCAATGCTCCCGAGGGATGGAACGTCGTATTTCGCGTAGAAGGAAAGGACGTGACGAGCGTCACGGTTGAGCCAAACGCCACAAAGCGGATTACCGTGTCTCTCACCCCGCCGAGCAAGGTGAAGGCAGGGACGTACAAAATCCCCGTACGCGCGGAGACCAAAGGCCAAACGGCGGAAGTCACGTTGGAAGCGGTAATTCGGGGGACATACGGCCTCAAGCTCACCACGCCCAACGAGGTCCTCTCCACGGACATCACCGCCGGCGGCAGCCGGACGCTCCAACTCGTCCTCGAAAATACGGGATCGGCCCCCCTTCACCGCATCGAACTCGCGGCGGAGAGCGTCCCCATGGGCTGGGAGGTCACGTTCGATCCGAAGACCGTAGACGTGCTGGAGCCCGGGAAGACGGCGACCGTAAACGCCACGATCCGCGCAGACCGCAAGGCGATCGCGGGCGACTACGTCCTCACCCTCTCGGCAAACGCGGCGGAAGCGAGCGCGTCCCAAACCTTCCGCATCACGGTCAAGACCTCCCTCTGGTGGGGAATCGTTGGGTTCCTC includes:
- a CDS encoding NEW3 domain-containing protein, which encodes MAGITDRRVALLVFAGLLLFAVLPPALAGAQDEGIRLFTPYIHVAVSPGDTVTFDITATNTTGAVRSLPLAVRAPEGWRAELTAGGRKIAGLAVAPEEKETFSLTVEVPLKVERGSYGVQIVSGSSTLLSLTLDVTEAGTLQTELTSDQTNMEGTASSTFSYELRLRNRTPETQTYALLANAPEGWNVVFRVEGKDVTSVTVEPNATKRITVSLTPPSKVKAGTYKIPVRAETKGQTAEVTLEAVIRGTYGLKLTTPNEVLSTDITAGGSRTLQLVLENTGSAPLHRIELAAESVPMGWEVTFDPKTVDVLEPGKTATVNATIRADRKAIAGDYVLTLSANAAEASASQTFRITVKTSLWWGIVGFLLIAAVVFGLWELVRRYGRR